The nucleotide sequence aaattgactgAGGTATTGGATGAAGTTTATACCTTTCTTGAACACAACAGAAGCGAAACAGTTATTGTTTCTCTCAAACAAGAAGGTTCTGACGACTGGGACAACCAGCATGACGAATTCGGTAAATTGATCTGGGACCACTACGTCAATCCAAACAAGGACAGATGGTACTTGAACACGGATATTCCAAGAGTTAGAGACGCTCGTGGTAAAGCTTTGTTATTCAGAAGATTTGGTGTTCAAGATGAGAACTTGAGACGCCAATTTGGTTTCGGTGCATCATCGTGGTCATACAACACCACCAATGACGATCGTGGATCTTTTGTTGTGCAAGATTTTTGTGAAGTGCAATCTGCTGACGACTTGCCAAAGAAAATCCAATACGTCAAAGATTTGGCTAAAAGGGCACAAGATTATACAAACAGCCATGATGATAAGTTGTTTCTCAACTTTACATCTGGTTCTAACTTTTTTGACAAGAATTGTTGGCCAGAGCCAATTTCCCAAGCCATGATTAAAGGTAACATTCAAGAAACTTTCCAGAAGGGTGTGGGAATTATTGTTTTGGATTATGCCGAGGCTGATAACTGGAAAATGGTTAAAGAATTGACCGATACAAACTTTTAGTAGGTACATCTAATTAAGCAGATTGTATTGCAATAGTGAGATGTAAATTTCGTATCTCTGAAAATCCCGTGGATCTATTCTCGCTTGTAGAAAATATTGCAAGTCCAATTATCGGCTTTGAAAGTGATCCAACTGCACACAATGTTTCTGTGTATAAGGGCCACTAGAGTACTATTACGACGCCCGCTTTTTGTCACATCTATACGTCTACAGTCGAAGAAACCAGACTACCTATCAaatatcaatgatgaaaaattgcGCAAGATAATTGAAGGCACCAATCTCGGCCAggaatcaaaacaaaagaagatcGAGGAGGAACgaatgaaattggaaaaggagAGGGAAGTTTCGAGAAAgttgaaggaaaaggaacaggaggaggaagaaaagaaaaagagagaTGAGCGTAAGTCAGAACTTGCAAAGGCCAATAAAAAACACGAAGCAGATTTCAGTACTACAGATTCTGGACAGCTTCGAGGGGTTGACGAGGAATTCCACGAAAAGACTGTGAAAAGTGAGGAAAACGATAAGGAAGAGAACCTAAGAGTAGAGAATA is from Candida orthopsilosis Co 90-125, chromosome 1 draft sequence and encodes:
- a CDS encoding Plc2 phosphatidylinositol (PtdIns)-specific phospholipase C (PI-PLC) encodes the protein MVNYKNWIGEINDDTKISKLSIPGTHNSAACHTALPSVQCQGASVTEQLEHGVRFLDIRVGKLFVGDNKKDLQVIHGKFPVKIPFPLKLTEVLDEVYTFLEHNRSETVIVSLKQEGSDDWDNQHDEFGKLIWDHYVNPNKDRWYLNTDIPRVRDARGKALLFRRFGVQDENLRRQFGFGASSWSYNTTNDDRGSFVVQDFCEVQSADDLPKKIQYVKDLAKRAQDYTNSHDDKLFLNFTSGSNFFDKNCWPEPISQAMIKGNIQETFQKGVGIIVLDYAEADNWKMVKELTDTNF